The genomic window ACTAGGATTTTGCCAAAAAGCAGCCATAAACGGAGTAAACCACTCTGTTTGCGGCGCAGGGACAAGGAGGAGCGCCAAAAAAAATTTTGCCGCACACCCCCAAAGGAATAATGGCTTATGCAAATATTCCTTCAACTCCAAAGTATAGGCTCCTTAGTACAGACAGCATGAAAAGGAATATCTTCGTTCTGAAGCAATTGACGCATTTGTGGAATCTCCGATGCAGCATCTCGACCTTGTAATTCTGGAGATACAATGCACAATTTAAAGCCAGCATCTACCAATTTGCTCGCTGATCCATGGTCGAGCGGAAATTTTGTAAAGCAGTCAACCCATATCCAATCCACTTTACCAGCAAGCGACATTGCTGTTTCAATACATTCAAATTCTGAAACTCTGACGGCACAACGCCTCTCACCAGATCTGGCTGTTTTCACCAGAAAAGGAAAGGATTGATCCAGAAAGAAAAAATCTGTTATTCCGTGCTGATGCATCAAAGCTAGAACTCGAGCCTCTAAGCCCTCTTCTTTTACATTGAGAATAAGTGTTTTATGATGAAAGGACTGAAGCCAATCCTCAAAGTAAGGCCCTTTAACAAAGGGTTCATGGTGAACCACTAATTCTTCGCCAAAGCTGCGGATATCTACTTCAATACCATAACAAGCCTCCGCCAATTTCAATTCGGCAATTGTGTTGCGCCTATGACAAATAATTACCATGAGCTGATCCCCCGGCGCAACTTCAAGCTATACTCAATAGTGCGCCTAATAAATTTAAGTTTTGCTCTCCAACTTATATTCCAGCTTGAGTGTCCATGTGGCCTATCAGCAAATTTTACTGGAAATCGCCGGATGTCATAACCCTTCTTATGGGCTGCAACAAGAGCATAAAGATCAAGAGAAAAATCATGTGGTGGGTTCTTCCAAGATTCAAATAACTCTCTGTGAAACAAATTGGGTTGAGCATTAATATCCCATAGCGGGCAAAGGAACAACGCACTTTCAAAAACCCCCATCCCAGCTGTAAAGAACCTATCCCCAAGAGGGCGCCCCCGCCGGAGTCCCTTAAAAAAAAATCGTTTAGAACTTCTTTCAGCATCTAGTAATGAAAGAGCTAATAATACGTCAGCA from Desulfovibrio sp. UIB00 includes these protein-coding regions:
- a CDS encoding glycosyltransferase family 2 protein; this encodes MPIQAKRLFVYFDTRCMLMEAPLVSLVIPCYNEGENVCLLIKRLASLSELCPMVEFLLVDNGSTDGTSGLFIDAAESYHNISTLRVDKNQGYGFGILRGLGEARGIYLGWTHADMQTDPADVLLALSLLDAERSSKRFFFKGLRRGRPLGDRFFTAGMGVFESALFLCPLWDINAQPNLFHRELFESWKNPPHDFSLDLYALVAAHKKGYDIRRFPVKFADRPHGHSSWNISWRAKLKFIRRTIEYSLKLRRGISSW